The following coding sequences lie in one Allochromatium vinosum DSM 180 genomic window:
- the tig gene encoding trigger factor encodes MQVSVEAGEGLERRMRVDLPFDEVGAEVEKRLQQLARRAKLPGFRPGKVPMKVLRQRYNAELHQEVFGDMVQKTLYKAFEQESLMPAGMPHIEPDLDIDAGRMAYTAVFEVMPEITLASVSDRVVKRPVSELTDTDLDDMIQRLREQRKTWAAVERPAQAGDQLSIGFVGTIEGEAFEGGTTTGFKLELGSGRLIPGFEDGLVGATVGETRTLDLTFPEGYQAEHLAGKPVRFEVTVESIAEPRLPEVDAEFVKNFGVEDGDVERFKADVRRNMERELKERLTARTKERVMDMLYEANPVDLPKALIQSEMRTMVEQMRQALGGGQMQLPPEMFEPGAKRRVALGLILGQIIRDNEIKADPERVRETVERMAASYEQPQEVLDYYYGDEERLSSVRALVMEEQVVDLMLEQVQVEDEPLTFAQLTEQ; translated from the coding sequence ATGCAAGTGTCGGTTGAAGCGGGCGAGGGACTCGAGCGGCGGATGCGGGTCGACCTGCCGTTCGATGAGGTCGGTGCCGAGGTCGAGAAGCGGTTGCAGCAGCTCGCGCGCCGCGCCAAGCTGCCGGGTTTCCGGCCCGGCAAGGTGCCGATGAAGGTGCTGCGTCAGCGCTACAACGCGGAGCTTCACCAGGAAGTCTTCGGCGACATGGTGCAGAAGACCCTCTACAAGGCCTTCGAGCAGGAGTCGTTGATGCCGGCCGGTATGCCGCACATCGAGCCCGATCTCGACATCGACGCCGGTCGTATGGCGTATACCGCCGTTTTCGAAGTCATGCCCGAGATCACGCTGGCCTCGGTGAGCGACAGGGTCGTCAAGCGCCCGGTGAGTGAGCTGACCGACACCGATCTGGACGACATGATCCAGCGCCTGCGCGAGCAGCGCAAGACCTGGGCCGCCGTCGAGCGTCCGGCTCAGGCCGGCGACCAGCTCAGCATCGGCTTCGTCGGCACGATCGAGGGCGAGGCCTTCGAGGGCGGTACCACCACCGGCTTCAAGCTCGAGCTCGGCTCGGGCCGTCTGATCCCCGGCTTCGAGGATGGCCTGGTCGGCGCCACTGTCGGCGAGACGCGCACGCTCGACCTGACCTTCCCCGAGGGGTATCAGGCCGAACATCTGGCCGGCAAGCCGGTGCGCTTCGAAGTGACCGTCGAGTCGATCGCCGAGCCGCGTCTGCCCGAGGTCGATGCCGAGTTCGTCAAGAACTTCGGGGTCGAGGACGGCGACGTCGAGCGATTCAAGGCCGATGTGCGCCGCAACATGGAGCGCGAGTTGAAAGAGCGCCTCACCGCCCGCACCAAGGAGCGGGTGATGGACATGCTCTATGAAGCCAACCCGGTCGATCTGCCCAAGGCGCTGATCCAGAGCGAGATGCGCACCATGGTTGAGCAGATGCGTCAGGCTCTGGGTGGCGGCCAGATGCAGCTGCCGCCCGAGATGTTCGAGCCCGGCGCCAAGCGTCGGGTCGCCCTGGGTCTGATCCTGGGCCAGATCATCCGCGACAACGAGATCAAGGCCGATCCGGAGCGCGTGCGCGAGACCGTCGAGCGTATGGCCGCGAGCTATGAGCAGCCGCAGGAAGTGCTCGATTACTACTATGGCGACGAAGAGCGCCTGAGTTCGGTCCGGGCGCTGGTCATGGAAGAGCAGGTGGTCGATCTGATGCTCGAACAGGTCCAGGTCGAGGACGAGCCGCTGACCTTCGCGCAACTCACCGAGCAATAG
- the clpP gene encoding ATP-dependent Clp endopeptidase proteolytic subunit ClpP yields the protein MSTPLSRTDWQPQGLGLVPIVVEQTARGERSFDIYSRLLKERVIFLVGPVEDHMANLVVAQLLFLESENPDKDIHLYINSPGGSVTAGLAIYDTMRFIRPDVSTMCIGQAASMGALLLAGGAAGKRFCLPHSRMMIHQPLGGFQGQATDIEIHAREILYIRERLNQILSHHTGQPIEKIAEDTDRDRFMDGETAREYGLIDQVITERGPVASKKS from the coding sequence ATGAGCACACCCCTGAGTCGCACCGATTGGCAGCCCCAAGGTCTGGGGCTGGTGCCCATCGTGGTCGAGCAGACCGCGCGCGGCGAGCGTTCGTTCGACATCTATTCGCGTCTGCTCAAGGAGCGGGTCATCTTTCTCGTCGGTCCGGTCGAGGACCACATGGCGAATCTGGTGGTGGCGCAGCTGCTGTTCCTGGAATCGGAGAATCCGGACAAGGACATCCATCTCTATATCAACTCGCCCGGCGGCTCGGTCACGGCCGGTCTGGCCATCTATGACACCATGCGCTTCATCCGTCCCGACGTGAGCACCATGTGCATCGGTCAGGCGGCGAGCATGGGTGCGCTGCTGCTGGCCGGCGGTGCGGCGGGCAAGCGGTTCTGTCTGCCGCACTCGCGCATGATGATCCATCAGCCGCTCGGCGGCTTCCAGGGTCAGGCGACCGACATCGAGATCCATGCGCGCGAGATCCTCTACATTCGCGAGCGGCTCAATCAGATCCTGTCCCATCACACGGGGCAGCCGATCGAAAAGATCGCCGAGGATACGGATCGCGATCGTTTCATGGACGGCGAGACGGCACGCGAATATGGATTGATCGATCAGGTCATCACTGAGCGCGGCCCGGTCGCCTCCAAAAAATCCTGA